The genome window ATTGTGGGCGGTCTGTTTGTCGCTGAAACGTTGTCCGTCATTTTGCAGGTCGGATATTTTAAATTCAGTGGTGGCAAACGTATTTTTCGAATGGCTCCACTCCACCACCATTTTGAACTCAAGGGGATCCCCGAATCCAAAATTATTATCCGATTTTGGATTCTGTCCATTTTGCTGGCGCTCGTCGCGCTTGGAACACTCAAGCTGCGATAGGACGAAGAGGCTACTTAATGCGTGAACTTCTGCACACCATGCAACTGACCGGCCACAAGGCCGTTGTCGTCGGTGCCGGCCGATCCGGTCTGGCCGCGGTACGCCTTCTTCTTGCTCTCGGGGCCACGGTCCGTCTGCTCGATAAGCGAACCGACGCACTGGACGATACGGATCGAATTGAACTGGAAGAGCGGCATGTCGTCATTCGTTTGGGCGAACATGCCAGTGAAGACTTTGCCGGAGCCGACATGGTTGTGTTGAGCCCTGGAGTTCGATCTGCCAGTTTAATGCCGTTCTTCGATCCGGCAAGACCACCGCAAGTCCTGGCAGAACTCGAACTTGCCTCCTGGTTCGCCGATGCCCCAATTATCGCCATCACCGGGACCAACGGCAAAACCACCGTCACCACTCTGGTGGGGGAATTCCTGCGCGATGCCGGGAAGTCTGTTTTTGTCGGAGGCAATATTGGTACGCCGCTGTCCGACTATATTTTGAGCGACCAGCCTGCGGACGTCATTGTTTTGGAAGTCAGCAGTTTTCAATTGCAAAACGTTTCGTCATTTCATCCCAAGGTTTCTATATTGCTCAACTTCACGCCTGACCATCTTGATTGGCATGAAGATATCGCCGAGTACTTTGCGGCCAAGCTTAACATCTTCTCCCGCATGGACAAAACCGATTTGGCCATTTTGCCATTCGATCTCAAAGAAATATTGGAGAACAAGATCGAACTGGCCTGTAA of Desulfovibrio inopinatus DSM 10711 contains these proteins:
- the murD gene encoding UDP-N-acetylmuramoyl-L-alanine--D-glutamate ligase, giving the protein MRELLHTMQLTGHKAVVVGAGRSGLAAVRLLLALGATVRLLDKRTDALDDTDRIELEERHVVIRLGEHASEDFAGADMVVLSPGVRSASLMPFFDPARPPQVLAELELASWFADAPIIAITGTNGKTTVTTLVGEFLRDAGKSVFVGGNIGTPLSDYILSDQPADVIVLEVSSFQLQNVSSFHPKVSILLNFTPDHLDWHEDIAEYFAAKLNIFSRMDKTDLAILPFDLKEILENKIELACKRVYFTATNRFQAPTLPGRHNQANLEAAWLAVKAFGLSQEQVQSTLNAFPGLPHRIEHVGMVNNVTFINDSKSTTIDSMRAALESVDTPTLLLAGGVFKGGDLDSLTPLFKERLKAVGLFGDSRNDFEPTFSSICPTSYDPTLGEATRRLFALAEPGDTIVLSPGTASFDQYSGYAERGKDFVRVVQELQAEQENS